The Montipora foliosa isolate CH-2021 chromosome 1, ASM3666993v2, whole genome shotgun sequence genome has a window encoding:
- the LOC137992233 gene encoding 1-acylglycerol-3-phosphate O-acyltransferase ABHD5-like yields MEETGTPGSASDADQERGNWFSSWFTWCPTSERLLELAELQILKKIQSYYESEFVHLGNEHRIWTLKFNPRARNTPLVLIHGFGGGAALWAMNVDSLSQNRTVYAFDVLGFGRSSRPLLSSDPGEAEEQFVDSVEQWREKIGLDKFVLLGHSFGGYLASSYAIKYPSRVKHLILADPWGFPVKPFESNTNRHIPVWVKFLGAVLSPFNPLAGLRAAGPWGPSLVRQFRPDFQRKFSSMLSDDAIFNYIYHCNAQEPSGETAFKNMTIPYGWARHPMIYRITSIDRNIPMTMIYGSRSWIDSSSGQETKERRIGCEVDIVVVTGAGHHVYVDKPQQFNELVQSVCQKEDESSTEHAAD; encoded by the exons ATGGAGGAAACGGGAACTCCAGG GAGCGCCAGTGATGCCGATCAAGAACGAGGGAACTGGTTTTCTAGTTGGTTTACTTGGTGTCCGACTTCAGAAAGATTACTGGAATTGGCAGAGTTACAGATTCTGAAAA AAATCCAATCTTACTATGAAAGTGAATTTGTACACTTGGGAAATGAGCACAGGATTTGGACCTTAAAATTTAACCCAAGAGCCAGAAACACACCCCTGGTCTTGATTCATGGATTTGGAGGTGGTGCTGCTTTATGGGCAATGAATGTGGACAGCCTATCTCAAAACAGGACTGTGTATGCATTTGATGTACTGGGATTTGGTCGGAGCTCACGGCCACTGTTAAGTAGCGACCCAGGAGAAGCTGAGGAACAGTTTGTGGACTCTGTTGAACAGTGGCGAGAAAAGATTGGTTTGGACAAGTTTGTTCTTTTGGGTCATAGCTTTGGAGGTTACTTGGCAAGTTCGTATGCAATAAAATATCCATCTAGAGTGAAACATCTAATTCTTGCGGATCCATGGGGATTTCCCGTGAAACCTTTCGAGAGTAACACCAACAGACACATCCCGGTGTGGGTAAAATTTTTAGGAGCTGTTCTGAGTCCTTTTAATCCACTGGCAGGTTTACGGGCTGCTGGACCTTGGG GTCCATCACTTGTGCGGCAATTCAGACCTGACTTTCAAAGGAAGTTTTCCAGCATGCTTTCAGACGATGCCATTTTTAATTACATTTACCACTGCAATGCTCAAGAACCAAG TGGGGAGACAGCTTTTAAGAATATGACCATACCTTATGGATGGGCCAGACATCCTATGATTTACAGAATTACCAGCATTGACAGAAACATTCCTATGACCATGATATATGGATCTCGATCATGGATCGACAGCAGCTCAGGtcaagaaacaaaggaaagacgCATAGGATGCGAAGTTGATATTGTGGTGGTAACTGGTGCAGGACACCATGTGTACGTTGACAAGCCTCAACAATTCAACGAGTTAGTCCAGAGTGTGTGCCAAAAAGAAGATGAAAGTAGCACAGAACATGCAGCTGATTAA
- the LOC137992240 gene encoding 1-acylglycerol-3-phosphate O-acyltransferase ABHD5-like, translated as MTTVLSQDIPESENRSLVDSSINPTSTVGLRRRCSWKPTSQRLLEAAEERIFKYITVPYEGKYVPLDGGEKIWTVKFNPQGKKVPLVMVHGFGGGIALWAMSIDALAKKRPVYVFDVLGFGRSSRPKFSTDALQAEEEFVASIEQWRHQVGLENFVLLGHSFGGYLASAYTLRHPSRVKHLVLVDSWGFKEKPEEFEFNIPLWVRALAAVMSPFNPLAGLRAAGPWGPSLVQKFRPDFQGRFSRLLPDDAVFNYIYHCNAQKPSGENAFKNMSAMLVWAKFPMIDRIAHVDRNIPMTMIHGQESWMSHEPSYQTKYLRSNSYVKIEVISDAGHHVYADQPDDFNFVVDRICQKEDKKLVRLPSETSV; from the exons ATGACCACAGTCTTATCTCAAGACATACCAGAAAGCGAAAATCGAAG CCTCGTCGATTCTTCCATTAATCCAACTAGTACTGTCGGGTTGCGAAGGAGATGTTCATGGAAGCCAACTTCCCAGAGGTTGCTAGAAGCCGCAGAAGAACGAATTTTTAAGT ATATTACTGTTCCTTATGAAGGCAAGTATGTACCTTTGGATGGTGGGGAAAAGATATGGACTGTGAAATTTAATCCTCAAGGGAAGAAAGTCCCCTTGGTGATGGTGCATGGCTTTGGAGGGGGTATTGCTCTCTGGGCCATGAGCATTGATGCCCTTGCTAAGAAGAGACCCGTCTATGTATTTGATGTGTTGGGATTTGGACGTAGCTCTCGTCCTAAGTTCAGCACAGATGCCTTACAAGCAGAGGAGGAGTTTGTGGCCTCCATTGAGCAGTGGCGGCACCAAGTGGGCTTGGAGAATTTTGTCCTCCTGGGACATAGCTTTGGTGGCTACCTGGCAAGTGCATATACCTTGAGACATCCCTCCAGAGTTAAACATCTTGTGCTGGTGGATTCCTGGGGTTTTAAAGAAAAGCCAGAAGAGTTCGAATTTAACATTCCATTGTGGGTTAGGGCTTTAGCCGCAGTGATGAGCCCATTCAATCCACTAGCAGGATTAAGAGCTGCTGGTCCATGGG GTCCCTCTCTAGTTCAGAAATTCAGACCTGACTTTCAGGGGAGGTTTTCACGCCTTTTACCAGATGATGCAGTTTTCAATTACATTTACCACTGTAATGCACAGAAACCAAG TGGTGAAAATGCTTTCAAGAATATGAGTGCAATGCTTGTCTGGGCCAAGTTTCCAATGATTGACAGAATTGCACATGTTGACAGAAACATTCCGATGACAATGATCCATGGTCAAGAATCGTGGATGAGTCATGAACCCAGCTATCAAACAAAGTATCTACGAAGTAACAGTTATGTCAAAATAGAGGTAATTTCAGATGCTGGACATCATGTCTATGCTGACCAGCCAGATGACTTCAACTTTGTTGTTGACAGAATTTGTCAAAAGGAGGACAAAAAATTGGTACGGCTTCCGAGTGAAACTAGTGTTTAA
- the LOC137975820 gene encoding guanine nucleotide exchange factor MSS4-like, whose protein sequence is MDYLMEDGKNGKWIVCKFCQSKVLRPSTAKYEERELFLPFIQKKEEFVSELLQGETLKRHWLVADMFAFENVGFSMTVGSIKYLACADCDRGPIGWHDITDQTKFYIAIERVDHKQM, encoded by the exons ATGGATTATCTTATGGAAGATGGAAAAAATGGCAAGTGGATTGTGTGCAAGTTTTGTCAGTCAAAGGTTTTAAGACCAAGTACGGCTAAATATGAAGAAAGAGAG cttttcCTGCCCTTTATTCagaaaaaggaagaatttgtcTCAGAACTCCTACAAGGTGAAACTCTCAAAAGACATTGGCTGGTTGCGGACATGTTTGCTTTTGAAAATGTCGGCTTTTCAATGACTGTTGGATCCATCAAATATTTGGCTTGCGCCGATTGTGACCGTGGACCAATTGGATGGCATGATATCACAGACCAGACAAAATTTTACATTGCCATTGAGAGAGTTGACCATAAGCAAATGTGA